In Bacillus weihaiensis, the genomic stretch GATAAACCAGTCGGTAGCATGAAAGTCTTTCTTATAATCAGCTTCTTTTATTTTTCTATCTTCTCTATTTCTGTGAGAAATCTTCAACGTTGAATCATCTCAGTTCAATCCAAAAATCTGCTTTAATATAGCTTCTATAAGTATAGCTTTCCACGCTATATCTCCTAACATCATAAACTTCTTGTAAATTAAGCGGTTTCCATGTATTCTTAAGTGAGAATGATAATCAATGTAATTGATCTAGGGAGCGTGAATGAATTGGATCAAAGAGATATATATGATGTGACGATTATAGGCGGAGGTCCTGCGGGGCTATATTCTGCCTTTTATAGTGGATTAAGAGAAATGAAAACGAAAATCATTGAATTTCAGCCTCAATTAGGTGGGAAGGTTCATGTGTATCCAGAGAAAATGATTTGGGACATTGGTGGGGTCACACCAATTTTAGGCGAAAAGCTAATTAAACAGATTGTTGAACAAGGGTTAACCTTTCATCCAACTGTTGTGCTAAATGAAAAGGTTGTTGGAATCGAGAAGCAGACAGACGGGCTGTTTGTTCTAGAGAGTGAAGCAGGAGTTAAACACTATTCTAAAACGGTCATCGTTGCAGTCGGTGGAGGCATACTAAATCCGCAAAAACTAGAATTAGAAGGTGCAGAAAAGTACGAAGTATCTAACCTACATTACACAGTCAAATCTCTATCACGCTTTAAAGATAAAACGGTTGTCATCTCAGGTGGTGGGAATTCAGCAATTGATTGGGCGAATGAATTAGAACCAATTGCAAAGCAAGTATATGTTATTTACCGAAAAGATCAACTAACGGCACATGAAGCGCAGGTTTCTCAGTTAGTAAATAGTTCGGCAATTGTTATCCTTAATACATCAATTTCAAAATTATTAGCGAATGAAAATCATGAGGAAATTGACTATGTGGAGCTAACCAATCATCGTACCGGTGAGGTAACAGACATGCTGGTTGATGAGGTGATTATTAGCCATGGCTATGAACGTGATTCGGCATTACTGACGAATAGTCAGTTAAATGTTCAGCTAATAGATAACTTCTATATCGCGGGAAATGCTATGAGCGAAACATCAGTTGAAGGCTTGTATGCCGCAGGTGATATTTTAATGCATGAAGGGAAGCTTCATCTTATTGCGGGTGCATTCCAAGATGCAGCAAATGCTGTAAATAAAGCAAAGCTCTATGTTCAACCAACAGCTAAAAAGGATGCTATGGTTTCTTCTCATAATGATATTTTTAAAAGTAGAAATAAAGAATTAATTAAAAAATTAATAAAGGTTTAATTGATATAGATAAAGGCTAGTTATCAAATAGATGACAGCCTTTTTTTAATTGCTTAGGAACCGATAACATGTATCAATTGTGTGTGGATAAGTGCTTCGACAACTAGCTTCAGCGCTAGTCCCTTTAGGTCATAAACTATTTAGAATTATAAGCAAAGTAGACCTTCTATTTCTAATTGTCTTATTGCCTGAGGCTAACTAAGGTGTCCCAAGTTTTTGTTCGTTGTGATGCTGGTTTATATGAATGGTGAATGAAACGAACTTATTTTTTAAATATATGAATGGTAAAAAAAGAGTCGTGAATAATATAGGAGATTCTTTCCTTAATGAAATTAGAAAAATGAACCATTTACATCTTGGCCTATTCTTGTTAAAATCTACAGGAGTTGTCTGACGACAGACTACTGTATTGGTAAGTAAGCGTTTTCTTTTATTTGTAGGTATCTTCTATGGTGACAATTAAAGAACTACTTAGAAGGTAGCTAAAACATACATTATGCAGCTAAGAGGTGAGCCATTCATGAACATTTTATGGGGTATTTTTGGAATTTTTATTGTCTTAGGTATTGGTTTTCTTTTGTCGGTAAAAAAGAAAGCGATTAATTACAGAACGATTTTTGGTGGACTAGCTATTCAGTTACTTTTCGCCTTTATCGTATTAAAATGGGAAGCTGGTAGAGCAGCTCTAGAAGCTTTATCAAGACTTGTTCAAGCGATTATTAACTACGCCAACGAAGGGATTGGGTTTGTCTTTGGTCCTGCGGCAGACGTAGAAAACTTTGGTTTTGTTTTTGCCTTTCAGGTTTTAACCATTATCATTTTCTTCTCGTCATTAATATCCGTTTTATATTACCTTGGTATTATGCAATGGTTTATTAAGATCATTGGTGGTGGATTATCGAAGATACTTGGGACAAGCAGGCCAGAATCAATGTCAGCTGCGGCAAACATTTTCGTAGGTCAAACAGAAGCACCACTTGTGATTCGTCCATATCTTGAAAAAATGACGAGATCAGAGTTATTTGCGGTAATGACCGGAGGACTTGCCTCTGTTGCTGGTTCTGTTCTTGTTGGATATGCCTTATTAGGTGTACCGCTAGAATATTTATTAGCAGCTAGCTTCATGGCAGCTCCAGCTGGATTGGTCATGGCGAAATTACTGATTCCAGAAACGGAAAAAGCGAAAGCTCAAGAGTTTGAAATGGCAAAAGATACAGAAACTGTGAACGTGATAGACGCAGCAGCAAGAGGAGCGTCAGATGGATTAAAGCTAGCTCTTAACGTTGGGGCGATGTTACTAGCATTTATCGCCCTTATTGCATTAGTAAATGGAATTCTAGGGTTTATTGGTAACTTTGTTGGATATAGCGGTTTATCATTAGAAGGAATTTTGGGGATAGTCTTCTCTCCATTAGCCTTTGCGATCGGTGTTCCATGGAGTGAGGCAGTAACAGCAGGAAGCTTTATTGGGCAAAAACTAGTCTTAAATGAGTTTGTAGCCTATTCTGCGTTTGCACCTGAAATTGCGAACCTATCGGATAAAACAGTTATTGTAGTCAGCTTTGCGTTATGTGGCTTTGCTAACCTTAGCTCAATGGCAATTCTTTTAGGCGGCCTAGGTGGATTAGCTCCTAGCCGTAGAGGAGATATTGCGAAGCTTGGAATTCGTGCAGTCGCAGCAGGAATGCTTGCTTCCTTGTTAAGTGCAAGTATCGCGGGCATGTTCCTATAATATAAACACAAATGTAAAATAAAAAAACCTACTCATTATGGATAAGGGGATATGGTTCTACTAACGAATTGTGTCTCTTTCATGTTCCTAGTAGGTAGATATAAAACGCTGTTGATTGTTGATATCAACAGCGTTTTTTTGTATAGGGCTGCTTTTTAATAACTAATTGTCGAATTCTGATTACTTATAAATGAAAAAAGCTCCCACAATTTGTGAGAGCCCTCCAATTAGTTTACACCCTTCATAAATCCTTGGATTTTAGGGGATAAAACGAATAGTAAAATACTTAAACCAATTGCGATTCCACCAATTGTCCCGAAATAAAGCATTTCCGTTTCAGGTCGATAGAATCTCACAATTTGAGCATTTAATGCTTGTGCAGCCGCATTGATAAAAACCATAGACTCATCGTTTGAGCTGAGAAGGCTGCCGGTGCTAGCTTTGTAGTTGCAGAAAGTCCAACAGGTGATAGGCATAGCTCACCAAGTACAACTATAAAATAACTTAATACAAGCCATAGCGGATTAACAAGAGTATCACTACCGCCAAGATAAGCTGGTAGTAAAATCACCATAAATGATAGCCCTGCAAATAATAATCCTAATGAGAATTTCTTAGGAACTGATGGTTGGCGATCTCCAAGCTTCACCCATAACCATGCAAAAACAGGAGCTAATAGGATGATGAACAACGGATTTAACGATTGAAACCATGTTGGAGAAATGGATAAACCTGCAAAGTTTAGTTGTGTACGTTCATCAGCGTAATTAGCTAATATTGTTGATCCTTGCTCTTGTATTGCCCAAAACATTACAGACGCAATAAAGAGTGGGATATAGGCAATAATGCGTGATCGTTCAACAGCTGTTGTTTTTGGACTACGATACATCACGATAAAATAAATAGTTGGAATTAAAAATCCAAAGATTCCTACTAATGCTATAAATGTATTGAATGTAAAGTAACCTGCAGGAATTGTAAGAGCTAGAAAAATAGCGATGATAAGAGCGCCTAATCCAAACCCCGTGAAAACTTTTTTCTTTTCTGCAGGAGATAATGGATTAGCTACAATTGTTCCAGCCAACCCTAAATTTTTCTTTTTAGTTAAGATAAACACAACAAGTCCAAAGAACATCCCTATTGCTGCAATACCGAACCCAAGATGGAAATCAATTTCTAGACCAACTGTTCCAACAATTAATGGAGAAATGAAGGCTCCAAGATTGATACCCATGTAAAAGATACTAAACCCAGCATCTCGTCGATTGTCCTTCTCGCTGTAGATTTCACCAACGACACTTGATACATTTGGCTTTAAAAGTCCAGTACCTAGAACAATAAGTACCATAGAAATAAAGAACATGGTAACGCTTCCAGGTATTGCTAATACAATGTGTCCAAGCATAATAAGTATTCCACCGTAGAAGATGGCTTTGGACGTTCCGAACATACGATCAGCTAACCAACCACCTATAATTCCGGACATATAAACAAGCGAACCATAAATCGACATGATCGCAAGAGCTGTTTGCTTATCAATGCCTAGTCCACCTTCAGTAACCTCATAATACATGTAGAAAACAAGAATAGCCCTCATGCCATAATAAGAAAATCTCTCCCAAAATTCAGTGAAGAATAAAGTGAAGAGTCCTTTTGGATGACCAAAAAAACCTTTTTGAGGGACACTTGCTACAACTTTATCTCTGTCAAAGTTTGACATCATACAACCTCCCTTATTCTATTAATATAATATTTTAATAGTCTGAATTTGTCAAAAAGTATTTTTAATAAGATTTAGAATCAAAAATAGTTATTTAAAAATAACTTATTTTCAGATAATTCTGTTGTGCTCATGGTTAATGCTGATTTTTCTTCATAATTGGTGGAAGACATGACAACTAGTATGAATTGCTTTTAGGTTATTCCTCCCACGATAAGCGAATACCTATAAAGAAAATAAATAACTACGTTTTAAAGACACAATAATTAAAAGCTATTCTCTAAACCTTTTTCTTCTGTTTTATATAGTGTTCGTTAGTAATTTATCAATATGTCTAGTTAAACTAGTAAATTTACATTTTCCCTACTATTTAGCAAAATGAATGAATTACATAAATTAGAATCTTTAGAGCCTCAAGGCTTTCAAGATATAAAAAAGGAGTACCTCCTCAAAATGTCGAAATAAGTAAGCACCACACAAACTTATGAAACTGGAGAAAGCTTCTCTATAGGGATGAGAAAATCACGTTTCCGAAAAGCAGTTGGGCACAATTGCTGCTATGATTTACTCCCTAGCTGTTAGAATGATTGAACGAATTGAATTTATTAAAGACCTAGTAAAGCTTAAAGAACGATATCGAATTCTATCCTGCGGGAGGCTCACCGTCTCACCCCGAAAAAGCGAGCAACTCGAGCGAATTCAATCAACCAGGCTCTTGATAAATAGTCAAAATGTAAAAGGTATCTCTGTATGAAATGGAATCAAATCCTTATTTATGTAGGAAATTAGGAATATCATATAGTGTGAATGATCAAGAAGAGGAGATTAGGATGAAAAAAGAGAAAATCGCCATCATTACCGGTGCTTCTAGTGGATTTGGTTTAGTTACATCACTTGAATTAGCGAAGAATGGGTATTTAGTGTATTCAACAATGAGAAATACAGGAAAAAGTGACAAACTCATGGCCTTAGCGAAACAACATGGTGTAAGTGATTCAATCAAGGTATGGGAATTAGATGTAACAAACCTTGAATCTATACAAGAATTTGAACGGAGTATTAAAAGTTTAGACGGAATCGAGATTTTAGTTAATAATGCGGGCTTCGCTGGAGCAGGATTTGTAGAAGAAATTCCATTAAGTGAGTATCGGAACCAGTTTGAGACAAACCTCTTTGGCGCTATATCGATTACGCAAGTCGTACTTCCTATTATGAGAAAACAAAGGCATGGAAAAATCATAAATGTTAGTAGTATTAGTGGAAAAGTAGGGTTCCCAGGATTATCTCCATATGTTTCATCTAAATTTGCTCTTGAGGGATGGAGTGAGGCATTACGATTAGAAATGGTCCCATTTGGTATTGATGTTGTATTAGTTGAGCCAGGATCTTTTCAAACGAATATCTGGTCTACAGGTAAAAAGATTTCAAAAAAGTCGCAGCTAACTCATTCACCGTATTATGAAACAATGAAAAGCTTAGAAAGCCATTTAGAAAAGCAAGCCACACATTACGATAATCCAATTCTAGTAGCCAATCTTATCTTAGCGATAGCTAATAAAAAGAATCCAACCTTACGTTATCCAATTGGAAAGGGTGTTAAGCTGATGATTTTGTTAAAAACAATTCTACCTTGGAGATGGTGGGAAAAAATCGTGTTATCTCAGTTGAAAAGCTAGATAGGTAGCGTTCATCAGTTCATTTTCACACCGTATATTCTAAAAAGATTGTGATTGACAGTCATGAGTGGAAAATAATACAATTTAGGAAGATGAAAAATAGGAGGGCTATAAAATGAAATTCAATAGGTATCTACACCATCAAATTTCATACCAACATGTGACCCTCTGCGAAATGATGTAGGTGTATTCTAGTTTTATTTCAGCTAAACGAGACGCAGGTCACTATTGACGTGCGTATTTATTTTGCTTTTTAAAGAAGGGGCATTATGCAAATCGCATAATGCCCTTTTCGTGTATCAGAGGGTAGCGTAGGATCAGATTGTTTGGTTTTTAGCTTACCTTTGCTCGTTACAATAAAAATTCGTTTGAAGGGAGTAGTTGCTAATGGATGAAACAAAAAGAGGGAGGCGCATTGATATAGATTGGATGAAAGGTGGCTAACGTACTTGATAAATAGCGTTAATCTAAAGGAGGATCTTTATGTTTTCGGTACTAGGAAAGCTCAGTTGGTTTTTTAAAGATTATTGGAAACGATATACAGTAGCGGTTTCATTGTTAATCTTTGTTAGTTTTTTAGATGTGATTCCCCCTAAACTCATTGGGCTGGCTATTGACGATATACAGTTTGGTCAGATGACAGCTGAGAGATTAAGGGAGTTGCTTGTGTTTTTTGGTGTGCTACTTGTTGTAAGCTATGCAATCACATATGTCTGGATGTATCAGTTGTTTGGAGGAGCTCATTTGATTGAAAGAACGATGCGTTATCGTTTCATGAAGCACTTACTTATGATGACTCCAAGCTTTTATGAGAAAAATAGAACAGGAGATTTAATGGCTCGTGCAACGAATGATTTAAAGGCAATCTCTCTCACTGCGGGATTTGGGGTTCTGACCTTGGTGGATTCGACTATTTTTATGATTATGATCATTTTTGTTATGGGCTTTACAATCAGTTGGCAGTTGACACTGGCCGCTTTATTACCTTTACCGTTACTTGCAATAGCGATTAGCTATTTTGGAAAGCTCATTCATAAGCGTTTTACGGTAGCACAAGATGCATTCGGAGATATGAATGATCGAGTGCTGGAATCTGTTTCGGGAGTAAGAGTGATTCGTGCGTATGTTCAAGAGAAGGCAGACGAACAACGCTTTCAGGATATGACAGAGGATGTATACGAAAAAAATATTTCTGTCGCGAAAGTCGATGCTTTGTTTGAGCCTACCACTAAAATTCTCGTTGGGATTAGTTATAGTATTGGACTTGGTTTTGGCGCCTATTTAGTCTTTAACCAGACCATTACATTAGGGGAACTTGTAAGCTTTAACGTATATTTAGGAATGCTCATATGGCCGATGTTTGCGGTGGGCGAATTAATCAATATCCTGCAAAGAGGTAATGCGTCACTAGATCGTGTTAACCAAACGCTTAGCTACAAACCTGATGTGAAGGATGTGCCGCACCCTGTTGACGTCTCGTCTCCTACATCGATTTATTTTTCGGGGGTATCCTTTCGTTATCCAACTTCAAGTATAGATAATTTGAAATCCATTCATTTGCAAATAAAAAAAGGTGAGACCATTGGGATAGTTGGAAAGACAGGTTCTGGTAAAACTACGCTGTTGAAGCAGCTACTTAGGGAGTATCCGCTTGGTAGTGGAGAGATTACGATTGCAAATCACGCTTTACAAGATATTAGTATAGATACTCTACACTCATGGATTGGTTATGTTCCTCAAGAACAGGTGCTTTTTTCACGAACTATTAGAGAAAATCTTCAGTTTGGAAAAGCAAATGTTACAGAAGAGGAAATTCATAAAGCACTCGTGTTGAGTGCATTCGATCAAGACATTCACATGTTGCCGAAAGGGTTAGAGACATTAGTAGGAGAAAAAGGGGTGGCTTTATCTGGAGGACAAAAGCAAAGGATCTCCATTGCGAGAGCACTTATTAAGGATCCTGAAATACTCCTTTTAGATGATGCGATGTCAGCGGTGGATGGGAAAACAGAAGCTAAAATTATTGAAAACATACGGAAGGTACGTGTAAATAAAACAACTCTAATTACTGCTCATCGTATTTCTGCAGTCCAGCATGCTGATATCATTATTGTCATGGATCAGGGACAAATTGTTGAAGCTGGTACACATGAAGAATTACTTCGAATAGGTAAATGGTACAAAACCCAGTTTGAACGTCAACAAACGGACTCGTATGAGGAGGTGGGCTAATTGCAGAAACATACAACTAATAAGCGTTTGGTTCAATATGCTTTAT encodes the following:
- a CDS encoding NAD(P)/FAD-dependent oxidoreductase; protein product: MDQRDIYDVTIIGGGPAGLYSAFYSGLREMKTKIIEFQPQLGGKVHVYPEKMIWDIGGVTPILGEKLIKQIVEQGLTFHPTVVLNEKVVGIEKQTDGLFVLESEAGVKHYSKTVIVAVGGGILNPQKLELEGAEKYEVSNLHYTVKSLSRFKDKTVVISGGGNSAIDWANELEPIAKQVYVIYRKDQLTAHEAQVSQLVNSSAIVILNTSISKLLANENHEEIDYVELTNHRTGEVTDMLVDEVIISHGYERDSALLTNSQLNVQLIDNFYIAGNAMSETSVEGLYAAGDILMHEGKLHLIAGAFQDAANAVNKAKLYVQPTAKKDAMVSSHNDIFKSRNKELIKKLIKV
- a CDS encoding NupC/NupG family nucleoside CNT transporter, yielding MNILWGIFGIFIVLGIGFLLSVKKKAINYRTIFGGLAIQLLFAFIVLKWEAGRAALEALSRLVQAIINYANEGIGFVFGPAADVENFGFVFAFQVLTIIIFFSSLISVLYYLGIMQWFIKIIGGGLSKILGTSRPESMSAAANIFVGQTEAPLVIRPYLEKMTRSELFAVMTGGLASVAGSVLVGYALLGVPLEYLLAASFMAAPAGLVMAKLLIPETEKAKAQEFEMAKDTETVNVIDAAARGASDGLKLALNVGAMLLAFIALIALVNGILGFIGNFVGYSGLSLEGILGIVFSPLAFAIGVPWSEAVTAGSFIGQKLVLNEFVAYSAFAPEIANLSDKTVIVVSFALCGFANLSSMAILLGGLGGLAPSRRGDIAKLGIRAVAAGMLASLLSASIAGMFL
- a CDS encoding oxidoreductase, with product MKKEKIAIITGASSGFGLVTSLELAKNGYLVYSTMRNTGKSDKLMALAKQHGVSDSIKVWELDVTNLESIQEFERSIKSLDGIEILVNNAGFAGAGFVEEIPLSEYRNQFETNLFGAISITQVVLPIMRKQRHGKIINVSSISGKVGFPGLSPYVSSKFALEGWSEALRLEMVPFGIDVVLVEPGSFQTNIWSTGKKISKKSQLTHSPYYETMKSLESHLEKQATHYDNPILVANLILAIANKKNPTLRYPIGKGVKLMILLKTILPWRWWEKIVLSQLKS
- a CDS encoding ABC transporter ATP-binding protein; the encoded protein is MFSVLGKLSWFFKDYWKRYTVAVSLLIFVSFLDVIPPKLIGLAIDDIQFGQMTAERLRELLVFFGVLLVVSYAITYVWMYQLFGGAHLIERTMRYRFMKHLLMMTPSFYEKNRTGDLMARATNDLKAISLTAGFGVLTLVDSTIFMIMIIFVMGFTISWQLTLAALLPLPLLAIAISYFGKLIHKRFTVAQDAFGDMNDRVLESVSGVRVIRAYVQEKADEQRFQDMTEDVYEKNISVAKVDALFEPTTKILVGISYSIGLGFGAYLVFNQTITLGELVSFNVYLGMLIWPMFAVGELINILQRGNASLDRVNQTLSYKPDVKDVPHPVDVSSPTSIYFSGVSFRYPTSSIDNLKSIHLQIKKGETIGIVGKTGSGKTTLLKQLLREYPLGSGEITIANHALQDISIDTLHSWIGYVPQEQVLFSRTIRENLQFGKANVTEEEIHKALVLSAFDQDIHMLPKGLETLVGEKGVALSGGQKQRISIARALIKDPEILLLDDAMSAVDGKTEAKIIENIRKVRVNKTTLITAHRISAVQHADIIIVMDQGQIVEAGTHEELLRIGKWYKTQFERQQTDSYEEVG